Proteins encoded together in one Spodoptera frugiperda isolate SF20-4 chromosome 15, AGI-APGP_CSIRO_Sfru_2.0, whole genome shotgun sequence window:
- the LOC118274300 gene encoding CD2 antigen cytoplasmic tail-binding protein 2 homolog, producing MAKRPASEAFEMEAEQVMKKTEGKKHSLDSDEEDSGAEEERNNVLHADDIEGEEDGTGGMEGEITITPFNMKEELEEGHFDNQGHYHWKKEKEIRDGWLDNIDWVKVKGRPEDKYKVHKDDENKGLGDESSSEDEEPEEKFDLLNNYKEILKHMKPKETIAKTLQRLGASSKISSAERWKRKKAGIVDENSKIVTRLTELANQILTKLGNMDIYQETYEKIDTIIKRQESKNDDADLDMYADDFDQKEKSVLDKNSTDTKETENKNEEEQEPELKWEFKWNQNDDEISGPHTTEQMQKWSSEGYFKTGVWVRKQGEDSQFYTSNRIDFELYM from the exons ATGGCAAAACGACCAGCTTCGGAGGCTTTTGAAATGGAAGCTGAGCAAGTTATGAAGAAAACTGAAGGAAAAAAGCATTCATTAGATTCTGACGAAGAAGATAGCGGTGCTGAAGAGGAAAGGAACAATGTTCTTCATGCAGATGACATTGAAGGCGAAGAAGATGGAACTGGTGGGATGGAAGGTGAA ATTACAATCACTCCGTTCAACATGAAAGAGGAGCTTGAGGAAGGTCACTTTGATAACCAGGGTCACTATCACTGGAAAAAAGAGAAAGAGATAAGAGATGGATGGCTTGACAACATAGACTGGGTTAAAGTCAAGGGCAGACCAGAAGACAAGTACAAAGTGCACAAAGATGATGAAAATAAAGGACTTGGAGATGAGTCCAGTAGTGAAGATGAAGAACCGGAAGAAAAGTTTGATTTGTTGAACAATTACAAAGAAATCCTGAAACATATGAAGCCCAAAGAAACAATTGCAAAAACCCTCCAACGTCTTG GAGCAAGTTCAAAAATCTCTAGTGCTGAGCGCTGGAAAAGGAAAAAAGCTGGTATTGTTGATGAGAACAGTAAAATTGTTACAAGACTCACAGAGCTAGCAAACCAAATTCTCACAAAATTGGGTAACATGGACATTTACCAGGAAACTTATGAGAAAATTGATACAATCATAAAAAGGCAGGAGAGTAAAAATGATGATGCTGATTTAGATATGTATGCTGATGATTTTGATCAGAAGGAGAAGAGTGTGTTGGATAAAAATAGCACTGATACTAAAGAaactgaaaacaaaaacgaGGAGGAACAAGAGCCAGAATTGAAATGGGAGTTCAAGTGGAATCAGAATGATGATGAAATATCAGGGCCACACACTACTGAGCAAATGCAGAAATGGTCATCAGAAGGGTACTTCAAAACTGGTGTTTGGGTAAGAAAACAAGGGGAAGACAGTCAATTCTACACATCCAACAGAATAGACTTTGAATTATACATGTAA
- the LOC118277987 gene encoding methyltransferase-like 26, with amino-acid sequence MAKDVASNFTGQESIKNEKLIYPAATRNQEPILQVLKRFLICDVDSIEDEESPLFLEIASGSGQHVAHFAPHFPGVKFQPSEVDGSLLGSITYYAENCKTKNILPPKQIDICKKLSNYGFEENSVDYMYSANMIHISPYACTIGLFENAGSYLKPDALMITYGPYSKDGVITPESNVQFDASLKSRNAAWGLRDITDLVKLAEQNNLTLMDTIEMPANNKTLIWKKN; translated from the exons ATGGCTAAGGATGTCGCATCCAACTTTACTGGGCAAGAGAG cattaaaaatgaaaaattaatatatcCAGCTGCTACAAGAAACCAGGAACCGATTTTGCAAGTTTTGAAGAGATTCCTTATCTGTGATGTTGATTCTATTGAAGATGAAGAAAGCCCATTGTTTTTGGAGATAGCATCTGGTTCTGGGCAACATGTGGCTCATTTTGCTCCTCACTTCCCCGGAGTCAAGTTTCAACCATCGGAAGTAGATGGCAGTTTACTAGGAAGCATAACttattatgctgaaaactgtaaaacaaaaaacattctTCCTCCTAAACAAATTGACATCTGTAAGAAATTATCGAATTACGGTTTTGAAGAAAACAGTGTAGACTACATGTATAGTGCTAACATGATTCATATTAGTCCATATGCATGCACAATTGGCTTATTTGAAAATGCTGGAAGCTACCTGAAGCCAGATGCCCTGATGATAACTTATGGACCTTACAGTAAAGATGGTGTAATAACGCCTGAGAGTAATGTTCAATTTGATGCATCACTCAAATCTCGGAATGCTGCTTGGGGTCTAAGAGATATCACAGATCTAGTCAAACTAGCAGAACAAAATAATCTCACTTTAATGGACACAATTGAAATGCCTGCTAACAACAAAACTTTAATATggaaaaagaattaa